One window of Medicago truncatula cultivar Jemalong A17 chromosome 2, MtrunA17r5.0-ANR, whole genome shotgun sequence genomic DNA carries:
- the LOC11414418 gene encoding ferredoxin--NADP reductase, root isozyme, chloroplastic, with product MSHLSASQMAVTVPVSNDFSARRSVFKASNINFRDKSWAPVFALDMKAKNCGWRRNQNVICMSVQQASVPKVAVSPLELENPAEPPLNLHKPKEPYTATIVSVERLVGPKAPGETCHVVINHDGNVPYWEGQSYGVIPPGENPKKPGAPHNVRLYSIASTRYGDFFDGKTASLCVRRAVYYDPETGKEDPSKNGVCSNFLCDSKPGDKIKITGPSGKIMLLPEDDPNATHIMIATGTGVAPYRGYLRRMFMESVPTFKFGGLAWLFLGVANSDSLLYDDEFTKYLKDYPENFRYDRALSREEKNRNGGKMYVQDKIEEYSDEIFKLLDNGAHIYFCGLKGMMPGIQETLKRVAENRGESWEEKLSQLKKNKQWHVEVY from the exons atgTCTCACTTGTCAGCTTCTCAG ATGGCTGTTACTGTTCCTGTTAGCAATGATTTCTCCGCCAGAAGATCTGTGTTTAAG GCATCTAACATAAACTTTCGGGATAAATCATGGGCACCTGTGTTTGCTTTGGACATGAAAGCAAAGAACTGTGGTTGGAGGAGAAATCAGAATGTGATTTGCATGTCAGTGCAACAAGCAAGTGTGCCCAAAGTTGCTGTCTCCCCTTTAGAATTGGaaaatcctgctgagcctccATTGAACCTACACAAGCCTAAAGAACCCTATACGGCAACAATTGTTTCCGTTGAAAGATTAGTGGGACCAAAGGCTCCTGGGGAAACTTGTCATGTTGTGATCAATCATGATGGAAATGTTCCCTACTGGGAGGGACAGAGTTATGGTGTTATTCCACCA GGTGAAAATCCAAAAAAACCGGGAGCCCCGCATAATGTTCGACTATATTCAATTGCTTCCACAAGGTATGGAGACTTTTTTGATGGAAAAACAGCCAGCTTGTGTGTGCGCCGTGCTGTTTATTATGATCCCGAAACAGGAAAGGAAGATCCTTCCAAGAATGGTGTCTGTAGCAATTTTTTGTGTGACTCAAAGCCTGGAGACAAAATTAAGATCACAG GCCCCTCAGGGAAGATAATGCTTTTGCCAGAGGACGACCCAAATGCTACCCATATAATGATTGCCACCGGCACCGGTGTTGCTCCATATAGAGGCTATCTTCGTCGAATGTTCATGGAATCAGTCCCTACATTCAAGTTCGGAGGACTAGCATGGCTCTTCCTCGGTGTTGCAAATTCCGATAGTCTTCTCTACGACGACGAGTTCACCAAATACCTTAAGGATTATCCAGAGAACTTCCGGTACGACCGAGCCCTCAGCAGAGAGGAGAAGAACAGGAATGGCGGCAAAATGTATGTTCAGGATAAGATCGAGGAATATAGCGATGAAATCTTTAAGCTCTTGGATAATGGAGCTCACATCTATTTCTGTGGTCTGAAAGGAATGATGCCTGGGATCCAAGAAACACTGAAAAGGGTTGCTGAGAACAGAGGAGAAAGTTGGGAAGAGAAGCTTTCACAACTCAAGAAGAACAAACAATGGCATGTTGAAGTCTACTGA
- the LOC11412249 gene encoding uncharacterized protein yields MSSHTHFIITTTIMITAILAGVSTARDLRPSDHGLSFQSPPPANSPPDMKSFFNTNSSSSSSSSSYDAYRNVPDSLPPAYWSTTGNGRGKLRKALVMASLVCGITGGVLLVVSILLCLFNKHRRKNSERNDSFRDEDNYNFNK; encoded by the coding sequence ATGTCATCCCACACACATTTTATCATCACCACCACAATTATGATAACTGCCATACTCGCCGGAGTCTCCACCGCCAGAGACCTCCGTCCCTCCGATCACGGCCTCAGCTTCCAATCCCCACCGCCAGCAAATTCTCCACCGGACATGAAATCCTTCTTCAACACCAACTCCAGCTcatcctcctcttcttcctcctACGACGCGTATCGGAATGTCCCTGATTCCCTCCCGCCGGCATATTGGAGCACCACCGGGAACGGCAGAGGAAAGCTGAGAAAAGCTTTAGTAATGGCGAGCTTGGTTTGTGGAATCACAGGTGGCGTTTTATTAGTGGTTTCTATTTTGCTTTGTTTGTTTAATAAgcatagaagaaaaaattcagaaCGAAACGATTCATTTCGTGATGaagataattataattttaataagtga
- the LOC11412939 gene encoding probable ADP-ribosylation factor GTPase-activating protein AGD13 produces MSSVNNLRMDLGRPASGRRRLKDLLHQKDNRVCSDCNAPDPKWASANIGVFICLKCCGVHRSLGTHISKVLSVTLDDWSDDEVDAMIEVGGNASANSIYEAYIPEGYTKPGPDASHEQRAKFIRSKYELQEFLKPSLRIVSGKSNLSSSSNSFMDSFKSTNSERMEGMVEFIGMLKVKVIKGTDLAVRDIKSSDPYVVLNLGTQTVQTSVMRSNLNPVWNEEHMLSVPEHYGQLKLKVFDHDTFSADDIMGEADIDLQSLITSAMAFGDAGMFGDMQIGKWLKSDDNALIEDSAVKIIDGKVKQMMTLKLQNVECGEIELELEWISLDH; encoded by the exons ATGTCATCAGTCAATAATCTTCGAATGGATCTTGGAAGACCCGCCTCAG GTAGAAGAAGATTGAAAGATTTATTGCATCAGAAGGATAATCGTGTTTGTTCGGATTGTAATGCTCCAGATCCTAAATGGGC GTCTGCCAACATTGGGGTGTTTATATGCTTAAAATGTTGTGGTGTGCACAGAAGCCTTGGTACTCATATATCAAAG GTTTTGTCTGTGACATTGGATGATTGGTCAGATGATGAAGTAGATGCAATGATAGAAGTTGGGGGAAATGCTTCTGCTAATTCAATTTATGAGGCTTATATTCCTGAAGGATATACAAAACCCGGACCAGATGCCAGTCATGAGCAGCGTGCAAAGTTTATACG TTCAAAGTATGAGTTGCAAGAATTTTTGAAGCCTAGTTTGCGCATTGTGTCCGGAAAAAGCAATCTATCAAGTTCTTCCAATAGTTTTATGGATAGTTTTAAAAGCACTAATTCAGAGAGAATG GAAGGTATGGTAGAATTCATTGGAATGTTGAAGGTGAAAGTGATTAAAGGCACAGATTTAGCCGTCCGGGATATAAAGTCAAGTGACCCATATGTTGTTTTGAACCTTGGCACGCAG ACTGTCCAGACAAGTGTAATGAGGAGTAATTTGAACCCAGTATGGAATGAGGAACATATGCTGTCTGTTCCCGAGCATTATGGACAGCTGAAATTG AAAGTATTTGATCATGACACTTTTTCTGCTGATGATATAATGGGAGAAGCAGACATTGATCTTCAGTCACTGATAACATCAGCCATGGCATTTGGAGATGCTGGAATGTTTGGCGATATGCAGATTGGAAAATGGTTGAAATCTGACGACAATGCACTTATTGAGGATAGTGCAGTCAAAATTATTGATGGAAAGGTTAAACAAATGATGACACTCAAGCTCCAGAACGTTGAATGTGGAGAAATAGAGTTAGAACTTGAATGGATTTCTCTTGATCACTAG
- the LOC11412250 gene encoding 2-succinylbenzoate--CoA ligase, chloroplastic/peroxisomal, with the protein MAHICQCLSRLLTFRRDFPVTIAGNNRKTGQELVEEVVSLAHGLLQLGVTPGDVVAISAYNSDLYLEWLLAIAFVGGIAAPLNYRWSFEEAKLAMKAVKPVMLVIDESCYSWYFKFQQNDVPFLKWHVLLDSPSSDFTNKWNVLTPGILKRHHVKPLEFNYSWAPEGAVIICFTSGTTGKPKGVTISHEALIIQSLAKIAIVGYSEDDVYLHTAPLCHIGGLSSAMAMLMVGGCHVFMPKFDAELAVGDIERYNVTSLITVPAIMTSLISIVRRKETWKGGETVKKILNGGGSLSFELIKDTHIFFHKAKLISAYGMTEACSSLTFLTLYDPMQKTISHPFQTYGEEESKHLIHQPQGVCVGKAAPHVELKICKDGDTGRILTRGPHLMLRYWDQTLTNTSNQRSEVWFDTGDIGLMDCHGNLWLLGRTNGRIKSGGENIYPEEVEAILLEHPGIARVVIVGIPDARFTEMVAACIQPRENWQWLEHSTSNEEFHLSRKNLQQYCLENNLSRFKIPKIFIEWRKPFPLTTTGKIRRDQVRKEVLSEIQSLHSNL; encoded by the exons atggCTCATATTTGTCAATGTCTGAGTCGATTGTTAACTTTCCGGCGAGATTTTCCGGTCACCATTGCCGGAAACAACCGCAAGACAGGGCAAGAGTTGGTGGAGGAAGTGGTGTCACTAGCTCATGGTCTTCTCCAGCTGGGTGTCACACCAGGTGATGTTGTAGCCATCTCTGCTTACAACAg tgATTTGTATCTGGAATGGTTATTAGCCATTGCATTTGTTGGAGGAATTGCTGCTCCTCTGAATTATCGTTGG AGTTTTGAGGAGGCAAAGTTAGCAATGAAAGCAGTGAAGCCAGTGATGTTAGTGATTGATGAGAGCTGCTATTCATGGTACTTCAAATTCCAACAAAATGATGTTCCATTTTTGAAGTGGCATGTTTTGTTGGATTCCCCTTCTTCAGATTTTACAAACAAGTGGAATG TGTTGACTCCAGGAATACTTAAGAGGCATCATGTAAAACCTCTAGAATTTAACTACTCATGGGCACCTGAAGGAGCTGTCATAATATGCTTCACTTCAG GAACCACTGGAAAACCCAAGGGAGTCACAATAAGCCATGAAGCTTTGATCATACAGTCACTAGCCAAGATTGCCATAGTTGGATATAGTGAGGATGAT GTCTATCTTCATACTGCTCCATTATGTCACATTGGTGGTTTGTCATCAGCCATGGCCATGCTTATGGTTGGAGGTTGCCATGTATTCATGCCAAAGTTTGATGCAGAATTAGCTGTTGGGGACATAGAGCGATATAATGTGACATCTCTTATAACAGTTCCTGCAATAATGACCAGTCTTATTTCTATTGTTAG gCGCAAAGAAACCTGGAAAGGGGGAGAAACTGTCAAGAAAATACTCAATGGAGGTGGAAGTCTCTCGTTTGAGCTTATCAAAGACACTCACATATTCTTCCACAAAGCTAAGCTTATTTCAGCTTACG GGATGACAGAAGCATGTTCTTCATTGACATTCCTAACGCTGTATGATCCAATGCAAAAAACCATTAGCCATCCTTTTCAAACATATGGTGAAGAAGAATCCAAGCATCTCATTCACCAACCACAAGGTGTTTGTGTTGGCAAGGCTGCACCTCATGTAGAACTAAAGATATGCAAAGATGGTGACACTGGGAGAATTTTAACTAGAGGGCCACATTTAATGCTCAGGTATTGGGATCAAACCCTCACAAACACATCAAATCAGAGGAGTGAAGTCTGGTTTGATACAGGTGACATTGGATTAATGGATTGTCATGGTAACTTGTGGCTCCTTGGACGTACAAATGGTCGCATCAAGAGTGGCGGGGAGAACATTTACCCTGAAGAG GTTGAAGCAATTCTACTTGAACATCCAGGGATTGCAAGAGTTGTTATTGTGGGAATACCAGATGCACGTTTCACAGAAATGGTAGCAGCATGTATCCAAccaagagaaaattggcaatgGTTAGAGCATTCTACTTCAAATGAAGAGTTTCACTTATCTAGAAAGAATCTTCAGCAATACTGTCTGGAAAATAATTTAAGCAG GTTTAAGATACCAAAGATATTCATTGAATGGAGAAAGCCTTTTCCACTCACTACTACAGGAAAAATAAGAAGAGACCAAGTCCGAAAGGAGGTTCTGTCTGAGATACAATCTTTGCATAGTAATCTCTGA